The nucleotide window CGCTGGCTGGCATCGAAACCAATCGCTTTCGGACGACTTGCAGAAATGGTTTTACCGGATGCATCCAGTATCTGCATGGTGCGCACCGCGGGCATGGCCTCCGTCAATACGCGCAATGTGGCGGAGCGGTCCTGGTCGCGAACAGGGTTGGCAGTAGCCGTTTGAGGACCCATGCTGAGCATGGCGGCATTGACCCCAACCAACTGCTGGATCAGGTTGGCATCAATGACACGGATTTGCGTCAGCAGCCGCTCTTGCTCACGCTCCAGGGTGCGGGAATGCTCGTTCCAGATGAAATAGACAAGGAACAGTCCGATGGCCGCCAACACGAGCCCGGCCGCATACCACTGGAAGCGGACACCCGGTTCTGTCAATTTTGAAGTGTTCAGCGGCACTGCGCAGACCCGTTCATGTACTGCCGGCTCCCCGATTTTTTGCACAGTGTACTGCGCACTCCATCAGAAATTGCCATGCAATTGGGGAGGAAAACCCGGGCCTGTGCCCAGCCCCATTCACAAGAAACGGTCCAGTATCCGCTTGCTGTTGGCGTTCAATGCAAACTGGTCACGCACCAGGTACTGGATGCCATGCACATCGGCAATCAGCAGGCAGCCTTCGGTGCCAATGCGGCGGATGTCTTCGTCCCCACGCAACACAAACTCGGTGTTGCCCCGGTCGGTCTCCACCGCCCAGGTACAGGGCGTGGAGAAACTCGTGACGGAGACGATGGACTCGATCACCGGCATGAACTCGCGCATGGCCAACGCGTCGCGTATCAGCGCTTGCGTGGGCTGCGCTACGTCCGCCAGCAGGTCGATCCAGGCCACTTCCTGTCCATCCAGATTCACCAGCGAGATGCCGTCCTCGGGGGACTGGATGGGAAAGGCGCGCACCGGCACCACACCCTCGTGCACTTCCCCTTGCGCATTAGTAAACACCAGCTTGCCAAAGGCGTTGCGGATCAGGTTCAGCGCTGCGGCGTTTGTCGTAGCAAGGGCATTCATCGCGCGTCATCCATGTCAATGTCCATATTGCGCGCCTGCGCCTGGTACAGGTTGAAGTAAGCACCTTCTTTGGCCATCAGCACATCGTGCGAGCCTTCTTCCACCACACGACCGCGGTCCAGCACCACCAGGCGGTCGGCCCGGTGCAATGTGGACAGGCGGTGCGCAATGGCAATGGTGGTGCGGCCTTTGACCAGGTTTTCCAGCGCGCGCTGGATTTCTTTCTCGGTCTCGGAGTCGACCGACGAAGTGGCTTCGTCCAGAATCAAAATGCGTGGGTCGATCAACAACGCGCGTGCAATGGAAATGCGCTGGCGCTCGCCACCCGACAGGCCTTGACCGCGCTCCCCCACCATGGAGTCATACCCCTGCGGCAGGCGCAGGATGAATTCATGTGCGTGCGCAGCACGGGCCGCCGCAATGATCTCGGCACGGGTCGCATGGGGTTTGCCATAGGCAATGTTGTCGGCAATGGTGCCGAAGAACAGAAACGGCTCCTGCAGCACCAGGCCAATGTTCTGGCGGTAGTCGGCAATGGCATACGAGCGGATATCCACACCGTCCACCAGAATCGCGCCTTCGGACACATCGTAGAAACGACAAATCAGATTCACCAGCGTGCTCTTGCCCGATCCACTGTGGCCGACCAGACCAATCATCTCGCCGGGTGCGATGGAGAGGCTGATGCCGCGGTTGACCTCGCGGTTGCCATAACGGAAGCCCACATCACGCACTTCAATGCGACCCTGTACCTTGTTCATGGGCACCGGGTTTACCGGCTCGGGAACGCTGGACACATGGTCCAGGATGTCGAAGATGCGCTTGGCGGCCGAGGCCGACTTTTGCGTGACCGACACGATGCGGCTCATCGAATCCAGCCGCCCGTAGAAGCGGCCAATATACGCAATGGCGGCCAGCAACATACCCACGGTGATCTCACCTTTGGACACCTGCCAAATACCGAAACCCCACACCACCAGCAAACCGATTTCAGTCAGCAGCGACACGCTGGGGGAAAACAGTGACCAGATCCTGTTGATGCGGTCGTTGACCAGCAGATTGTGTTTGTTGGCGTCACGAAAGCGGCGGGCTTCGCGCTGCTCTTGCGCAAAGGCCTTGACCACGCGGATGCCGGGAATGGTGTCGGCCAGCACATTGGTCACCTCACCCCAGACGCGGTCGATCTTCTCAAAACCGGTGCGCAGGCGGTAACGCACAAAGTGGATCATCCAGCCAATGAACGGCAGTGGCACCAGCGTGATCAGCGCCAGGTACGGGTTCATGGAGAACAGGATGACAGCGGTCATCACAATCATCACCACGTCGCTGGCAAAGTCCGTCAGGTGCAGTGACAAATACACCGCAATACGGTCACTCTCGCTACCCACGCGGGACAACAAATCGCCCGTGCGCTTGCCGCCGAAGTACTCCAGCGACAAACGCAGCAAGTGTTCGTACGTGGTGGTGCGCAGATCGGCTGCAATGCGCTCGGAGGCCAGCGCCAGGATGTAGGTCTTGGCCCAGCTCAGCACCCAGGCCAGCAGCCCCGCCCCAAGCAAGCCCGAGAGGTACCAGGCGATGGTGACCGGCTCGATGTGCTGCCCGTTCTGGAACGGAATCAACACCTTGTCGACCAGCGGGATGGTCAGATAGGGCGGCACCTGGCTGGCCGCTGTGCCCAGCAACATCAACACAAAACCCAGCAGCAATTGACCGCGATAGGGTTTGGCAAAGCGCCACAGCCGAAACAGCGTCCAGGTGGAAGGCGGTGTGTGGACCACCTTGGTACAGATGGGGCACTGTTCCTGGTCCGGCTCCAGCGGGGCTTTGCAGCTGGGGCAGACGTTTTTGAGCGCCTGCACCAGGGGGCGGCCGCTGACAGCGCTTTCCAGATGGGCGCCAAACTGGTCCACCAACCGAATAGCGTGCAGATTCTGGCCCAGCGTGAAGCGCCAGGTGGCCAGCAGGCCCTGGCCATCGAGCAAATCGAGGTGCCCCACTCCGGCGTGGTCATGGTGCTGCAGCACCAAGCCGGGCCGGTAGGCCCATTCTTTCCAGGCAGTATTACCCGCGGCGCGGTACAGCAGGCGCTCATTGGTCGCCACCAGCAGGCTTTTCATGAAACGTAACTGGGGATCCAGGTCAACCTCCAGGGCGGCCCGGACGTTCTCTGCGGAGTGGAGCTGCGATTGCACCTCTTCTCGCCAATGCGGCGCAATGTCGCTGGGCAGGGGGAGGACGGCTTCAATAGTCATTTAGAACGGCGGATTTTCTTGTTACTTTGGCGAATTCGACAGAGGCAGCGGCGGTTGCGGCGCACAGCAGACTTAACGATACTACGCTCGAATCCCCCATGCCCGGCCCCACCTGTGTGCGACTGAGCGAGAATACACAACGCACAAGACACCAGGTCGGTGGACTGCCCCATTTTCAACGCGCCATGACGGACAAGAAAAATATTGAAATCCTGCGGGTTACCCATTTGCGGGGCCCCAATATCTGGACCTACCGACCCGTGATCGAGGCCTGGGTCGATATCGGTGAGCTGGAAGACTACCCCTCCAACACCCTGCCCGGCTTCTATGACCGGCTGACCGCTTATTTGCCGGGTCTCATCGAGCACAAATGCAGCCCCGGCGTGCGCGGTGGTTTTCTGTCGCGTCTGCTGGAAGGCACCTGGGCCGCCCACATTCTCGAGCACGTCACGCTGGAACTGCAAAACTTGGCCGGCATGCGCACCGCCTTTGGCAAGGCCCGCTCCACCTCCCAGCGCGGCGTTTACAAGATCGCCTTTCGCACGCGCCAGGAACAGGTAGGGCGTGAAGCCCTGGTCATAGCGCGCGACCTGGTCATGGCGGCCATCAACAACACCCCGTTTGACCTGGACACCCGCGTCACCCATTTGCGCGATCAGGTGGATGCCCTGTGCCTCGGACCCAGCACCTCACACATCGTGGATGCCGCCACCGACCGTAGCATCCCTTCCATCCGCCTGACCGAAGGCAATCTGGTGCAATTGGGCTACGGCGTGCAGCAGCGCCGCATCTGGACAGCCGAGACCGACCAGACCAGCGCGATTGCCGAAGAAATTGCCAGCGACAAGGACCTCACCAAGTCCCTGCTGGACTCCTGTGGTGTACCTGTGCCCGAAGGCGCACTGGTGCGCAGCGCCGAAGCCGCCTGGGAAGCTGCACAGGACATTGGTGTCCCGGTGGCCGTGAAACCCTATGACGGCAACCACGGCCGCGGCGTCTCGCTGGACCTGCACACCCAGAAGGACGTGGAAGCCGCCTACCACCTGGCCTACCGCAAGGGTGACGGCAGCGCAGTCATTGTGGAGCAGTACATCCCTGGCAACGAACACCGCCTGTTGGTGGTGGGCCGGCACATGGTCGCCGCAGCCGCGGGCGATGCCCTGTGGGTAGTGGGTGATGGTGTCTCCAGTGTGGACCAGTTGGCCGCCATGCAGGTGAACACCGACCCGCGCCGTGGCACCACCGAGGAAGCGCCTCTCAACGTCATCATCCCCAGCGAAGAAGCCGAAGTGGTGCTGGAGCTGGAACGTGTGGGATTGACACCCCAGTCCGTGCCCGCCAAAGACCAGAAAGTGCTGATACAGCGCAACGGCAATGTGGCCCACGACGTAACGGACCTTGTACACCCCAGCATTGCCGCCGCCGCGGCGCTGGCGGCGCGCGTGGTGGGCTTGGACATCGCGGGCGTGGACATGGTGCTGGAAGACATCACCAAACCCCTGAGCCAGCAGCGTGGCGCGGTGATCGAGGTCAACGCCAGCCCCGGCCTGCTGGCCCACATCAAGCCGGCGCAGGGCGAGGGCCGCCCGGTGGGCAAGGCCATCATTGACCACCTGTTCCAGACCGGCAACGACGGACGTATTCCCATCGTCGGCATCACCGGGACACGTAACACCGGGCGCATTGCGCGCCTGATTTCCTGGCTGGTGCACATCAGCGGCAAACATGTGGGATTGGCCTGCAGCGAAGGCCTGTACTTGGACGGCCGCCAGGTCGTGGCCACCGACTGCGCCAACTGGGAAGCCGGGCAGCGCCTGCTAATCAACCGCTCCGTCCAGGCCGCCGTGTTCGAGAACAGCAGCCAGATGATCTTGGGCGAGGGCCTGGCCTACGACAAATGCGCCGTGGGCGTGGTCACGGATGCCCAGTGGTTGCCCGCACTGAAAGACTTTGACATCCTTGATGCCGAGCAAACCTTCAAGGTGGCGCGCACGCAGGTCGATGTGATTCTGCCCAGTGGCACCGCCGTGCTCAACGCGGCCGATGCACAAGCGGTGGAACTGGCCGAGCTGTGTGATGGCAAGGTGATTTTTTACGGGCTCGACCCGCAGCAAGCTGTCATTGCCGGTCACCGCAGCAAGGGGGAACGCGTGGTCTTCGTACACGATGGCCATATCGTGCTGGCGCAAGGTGCCGAAGAAATGGCCCTGCTGCCGCTGGCCAGCCTCAAGCCCACCAAGGCCGCCCAGCCCGAGCTGGTGATGGCCGCCGTGGCCGCCGCCTGGGCCCTGAACATTTCCCCGGAACTGATTGGCGCAGGCTTGCGCACGTTTGAATCGAACCCGAAGAAAACCCCTTATTAACAACTTGCGGGTCAGACCACTCGCGCAGCGATGTGCTCTGACCCCAACAGATTAAAACCATGGACGTTTCTCGCATTCGGGCCCTGCGCGGGCCCAACCTCTGGAGTCACCACACCGCCATCCAATCCGTGGTGTCGTGTACTGCAGCAGAAAGCAATATCGGCCAGTTGGCGGGTTTTGAGACCCGGCTGCGCGCACGTTTCCCCGAAATCAGCCTGCTCCAGCCCACTGGCCACGATGACTCCGTGTCCATGGCCCGCGTACTGGAGCTGGCTGCGTTGGGGCTACAGGCCCAGGCAGGCTGCCCTGTGACCTTCAGTTGCACCACACCCACGGTGGATGCCCATGTCTACCAGGTCGTTGTAGAGTACAGCGAAGAAGAGGTGGGGCGCCTGGCCATGGAGCTGGCACAGGCCCTGTGCCAGGCTGCGCTCGACGACACCCCGTTTGACCTGACGGATGCGCTGACACAGTTGCGCGGTCTGGACGAAGACGTGCGCCTGGGGCCCAGCACCGGTTGCATTGTGGATGCAGCGGTCGTGCGCGGCATTCCCTACAGCCGGATGACCGAAGGCAGCATGGTGCGCTTCGGCTGGGGCAGCAAGCAGCGCCGCATCCAGGCCGCCGAGATTGACGCCACCAGCGCGATTGCCGAGGCCATCGCGCAGGACAAGGAACTCACCAAAAAGTTGCTGGCCGCTGCGGGCGTTCCGGTGCCCATGGGTCGCTCCGTGGCAGACGCCGAAGACGCCTGGAAGGCCGCCTGCGAAGTGGGCCTGCCGGTAGTGGTCAAACCACTGGACGGCAACCAGGGCAAGGGCATCACGGTCAACATCAACACCCGCGAACAGGTGTTTGCAGCGTATGCCGTCGCCACCCAATTCCGCGACACCATTCTGGTGGAGCGTTACGTGCCTGGCAATGATTTCCGCCTGCTGGTGGTGGGTGACAAACTGGTGGCAGCCGCACGCCGCGATCCCCCCAAAGTGGTGGGCGATGGCGTCCATACCGTCACACAGTTGATGGAGCAGGTCAATCTGGACCCGCGCCGCGGCTCTGGCCACTCGACCTCACTGACCAAGATGCGCATCGACGATATCGCGCGCGCCTGCCTCAAGGACCAGGGCTTCAGCCCCGACTCCATCCCCGAGAAAGGCCAGCGCGTCAACCTGCGCAACAACGCCAACCTGTCCACCGGAGGCTCTGCCACCGATGTGACCGACGATGTGCATCCGGATGTCGCGGCCCGTGCCGTGGCAGCGGCCCACATGGTGGGCCTGGATATTTGTGGTGTCGATCTGGTGTGTGACAGCATCCTGCGCCCCATTGAAGAACAAGGCGGCGGGATTGTGGAAGTCAACGCCGCACCGGGCCTGCGCATGCACCTCACACCCTCGTTTGGCAAGGGCCGCGCGGTGGGCGAGGCCATCGTCTCTACGCTGTTCAAAGAAGGCCAGAACGGCCGCATTCCCGTGGTGGCCGTCACCGGCACCAATGGCAAGACCACCACCGTGCGCCTGATCTCGCACCTGCTGGCCACCAACAACATATGTGTGGGCATGACCAACACCGACGGCGTGTATGTGGGCGGCAACGTCATCGATACCGGAGACTGCAGCGGCCCCAAGAGCGCGCGCAGCGTGCTGCTGCACCCCGACGTGGACGCAGCCGTACTGGAGACCGCGCGTGGCGGCGTGCTGCGCGAAGGCCTGGCCTTTGACCGCTGCGATGTGGCCGTCGTCACCAACGTGGGCAGCGGCGACCACCTGGGGCTGAACTACATCACCACGGTCAACGAGCTGGCCGTGCTCAAGCGCGTGATCGTGCAAAACGTGGCGCCCACCGGCACCGCCGTGCTCAACGCGGTGGACCCCAACGTGGCCATCATGGCCAGCAAATGCAAAGGTGCGGTCACCTTCTTCGCGCTCGACAAATTCCACCCCGTGATGGCCACGCACCGTGCCCAAGGCAACGCCGTGGTTTATGTGGAAGACGGCAACCTGGTCGCAGCCCGCGGAGAGTTGACGCACCGCATTGCACTGGCAGACATTCCCATCACAATGGGGGGCGCCATCGGCTTCCAGGTCGAAAACGTCATGGCCTCCGTGGCGGCTGTCTGGGCGCTGGGTGTGGACTGGACCACGGTGCGCCGCGGCCTGGCCACGTTCTCCAACGACAACGACAACGCCGCCGGCCGCTTCAACCTGTTCAAGTACCGCGGCGCCACCATCATTGCCGACTACGGTCACAACCCGGACGCCATGCTGGCCCTGGTCCAGGCTGTGGAGGCCATGCCTGCCACACGCCGCTCGGTGGTCATCAGCGGCGCCGGTGACCGGCGCGATCAGGACATCCGCCAGCAGACGGAGATCTTGGGTGATGCGTTTGACGAAGTGGTTCTGTTTGAAGACCAGTGCCAGCGGGGGCGCAAGGATGGTGAAGTGATTGCGCTGTTGCGCGAGGGACTGGCCAAGGCGCAGCGAACCAAGCAGACGGCGGAAATCTATGGCGAGTTTTTGGCCATTGATACGGCTATGGACAAGTTGCAGGAAGGTGAGTTGTGTCTCATTCTGGTGGACCAGGTGGCTGAGGCGTTGGCGCATATTGCTGCCAAGGTGGCTAAGGGCTGAAGCGGTTTTCCGCATCTTGCTTCGGCTGGATGATTTGCATTTTTAGCAAGCCGGGTTTCGGCCCGGCGGCCGCCTCACTTTTCTTGCTTCGCCAAGAAAAGTAAGCAAAAGAAGGCGAGCCGGATTCGTCGGCCCTTCGCTTCGCTACGGGCACGCTGCGTTGCTCGGTTTGGGCGGGGTCTGGCTCGAACTCGCCTGCGGCTCAAACAATCGCCAGCCCTGATCCGCCCAAACCTGCGCTACTCGCCTCCTCATTACGGCGCTACCGCCAATCCAACAGCCGGATAGCAAATACCGAACTTCGTCCGCGCTGCGCGCGGACGGGTATTCATCTCGCTGGGCCGAGCGTAGCGATGGCCCGTAAGTCGCCCTAATCCCTTCTGGCTGCGCCGAGGAGCGCAGAAGGCGGTGGATCAAGGGGCGTGCATGTTTGAGCGAAGCGAGTTTGCACGCACTCCACCGGCTTCGAGCACCACAGGTTGCCCGCAGCGCAGCGGAGGGTCGCAGACAGTAGGGTCGCCTTTCTTTTGGTGACTTTTCTTTGGCGAAGCAAAGAAAAGTTACTGCGCTGTCGGGCGCATGTCCCGACCTGCAAAGCAAGAAACGATATTCGAAAAACGAAAGGCTTAAGCGCCTTCGCTCGCAGGGCCACGCCCCATCAACGCAGCCACCGCCTGCCCAGGCGCAATCCGCCCATCCAGCAGATCCACCACGCTCTGCGCAATCGGCATGTCCACACCCAAACTCAGAGCACGCTGCACGACCGTACGCGCACAGTAAACGCCCTCAGCAACATGCCCCAGCTCATCCACAGCCTGCTGCAAAGTCTTGCCCTGCGCCAGCGCCAGACCCACCTTGCGATTACGCGAAAGATCACCGGTAGCCGTAAGCACCAGATCACCCAGACCCGAGAGCCCCATAAAAGTCTCGGCGCGAGCGCCGAGCACCAAACCAAGACGCGTCATCTCCGCCAAACCACGGGTAATCAAGGCAGCACGGGCGTTGAGGCCCAAATGCAAGCCATCACACAAACCCGTAGCAATGGCCAGCACGTTTTTGACGGCACCGCCCACTTCCACGCCCACCACATCTTCATTGGCGTAAACACGCAGACTGGCGCTGTGAAAAGCATGGACCAAAGCGTCGCGCACCGATGCGTGGGCGCTGGCCGCCACAAGGGCTGTGGGCTGGCCCTGGGCGACTTCCTGGGCAAAGCTGGGACCGCTGAGCACACCGGCCAGCAGACCGGGTGCCACCTGGGCCTGCACCTCGTGGCCCATCAGACCGGGCAGGCTGCCCTGGCTGGCCTCAAAACCCTTGCACAACCAGGCCACAGGCACGCTGCTGCCCTGCAACCGGGCCAGCAGGCCGCGCAAACCGGCCATGGGCGAAGCCACGATGACGAGGTCGTGTTGCGCAACCAGCGCGGGCAACCCCTTCAGCGGGCTGTCATTCAATTGAAGCTTGGACGGCAACGCCACGCCGGGCAGGTAGCGCTTGTTCTCGCGCTGCTGCGCCATGGCCTGCAGTTGCTGCGCATCACGCGCCCACAGGGTCACGGCATGCTGCGCCCTGGGGTTGCTGCTGGCACTGACGGCCAGCGCAGAGCCCCAGGCTCCGGCTCCAAGCACTATGATTTTCATAGCTGCTTGCGCATGGTGTATGCGGGCTAGAGGCCTAAAAGGCTTGAAATTTACTGGGGCAGGCTACCGGCGGGTGCGCCAGCCGCATCCGCCTGCTGCTGCTCGTACATGGCCTGGAAGTTGATTTCCGACAGGTGCACGGGCGGGAAGCCGCCGCGCTGGATCAGGTCGGCCACATTGCCGCGCAGGTAGGGGTAGACGATCTGCGGGCAGGCAATACCCATGATCTGGCTGAGTTGCTCTTCTGGGAGGTTGCGGATTTCGAAAATGCCGGCCTGTTTGGCTTCCACCAAAAACACGGTCTTGTCGCCAATCTTGGTCTGCACTGTGGCGGTCACGCTGACTTCAAAAATACCTTCGGCCACAGGAGTGGCTTCCACACCCAACTGGATGTCTACCGCGGGCTGTTCCTGCTCCAGCAGGATGGCGGGGGAATTGGGCTGCTCCAGCGAAGCCTCTTTCAGGTACACGCGCTGAATCTGGAATACGGGCTCTTGGTCTGCCATGGGAAAGTCTTTCAAAAGAATGAGAAAGCCCGCCGAAACTCGGTCTGGCGGGCTGAAAACGGATAAGCGTCTGGGTGAATTATCTCAGGCCGCCAGCTCAGGCAGCATTCAGCAACGGCAGCAAGCCGCCCTGCCCGTCCAGCGCCATCAGGTCGTCACAGCCGCCCACGTGGGTGCTGCCAATGAAAATCTGTGGCACGGTGCGCCGGCCGGTGATTTCCATCATCTTCATGCGCTCATCGGGGTTGGCATCGACACGAATTTCTTCGATCTGCTCCACCCCTTTGGATTGGAGAACACGCTTGGCCTGCACGCAGTAAGGGCAG belongs to Rhodoferax saidenbachensis and includes:
- the grxC gene encoding glutaredoxin 3; this translates as MQAVKMYTTAVCPYCVQAKRVLQSKGVEQIEEIRVDANPDERMKMMEITGRRTVPQIFIGSTHVGGCDDLMALDGQGGLLPLLNAA
- the cphA gene encoding cyanophycin synthetase; the encoded protein is MDVSRIRALRGPNLWSHHTAIQSVVSCTAAESNIGQLAGFETRLRARFPEISLLQPTGHDDSVSMARVLELAALGLQAQAGCPVTFSCTTPTVDAHVYQVVVEYSEEEVGRLAMELAQALCQAALDDTPFDLTDALTQLRGLDEDVRLGPSTGCIVDAAVVRGIPYSRMTEGSMVRFGWGSKQRRIQAAEIDATSAIAEAIAQDKELTKKLLAAAGVPVPMGRSVADAEDAWKAACEVGLPVVVKPLDGNQGKGITVNINTREQVFAAYAVATQFRDTILVERYVPGNDFRLLVVGDKLVAAARRDPPKVVGDGVHTVTQLMEQVNLDPRRGSGHSTSLTKMRIDDIARACLKDQGFSPDSIPEKGQRVNLRNNANLSTGGSATDVTDDVHPDVAARAVAAAHMVGLDICGVDLVCDSILRPIEEQGGGIVEVNAAPGLRMHLTPSFGKGRAVGEAIVSTLFKEGQNGRIPVVAVTGTNGKTTTVRLISHLLATNNICVGMTNTDGVYVGGNVIDTGDCSGPKSARSVLLHPDVDAAVLETARGGVLREGLAFDRCDVAVVTNVGSGDHLGLNYITTVNELAVLKRVIVQNVAPTGTAVLNAVDPNVAIMASKCKGAVTFFALDKFHPVMATHRAQGNAVVYVEDGNLVAARGELTHRIALADIPITMGGAIGFQVENVMASVAAVWALGVDWTTVRRGLATFSNDNDNAAGRFNLFKYRGATIIADYGHNPDAMLALVQAVEAMPATRRSVVISGAGDRRDQDIRQQTEILGDAFDEVVLFEDQCQRGRKDGEVIALLREGLAKAQRTKQTAEIYGEFLAIDTAMDKLQEGELCLILVDQVAEALAHIAAKVAKG
- a CDS encoding DUF1854 domain-containing protein; amino-acid sequence: MNALATTNAAALNLIRNAFGKLVFTNAQGEVHEGVVPVRAFPIQSPEDGISLVNLDGQEVAWIDLLADVAQPTQALIRDALAMREFMPVIESIVSVTSFSTPCTWAVETDRGNTEFVLRGDEDIRRIGTEGCLLIADVHGIQYLVRDQFALNANSKRILDRFL
- a CDS encoding ABC transporter ATP-binding protein, which codes for MTIEAVLPLPSDIAPHWREEVQSQLHSAENVRAALEVDLDPQLRFMKSLLVATNERLLYRAAGNTAWKEWAYRPGLVLQHHDHAGVGHLDLLDGQGLLATWRFTLGQNLHAIRLVDQFGAHLESAVSGRPLVQALKNVCPSCKAPLEPDQEQCPICTKVVHTPPSTWTLFRLWRFAKPYRGQLLLGFVLMLLGTAASQVPPYLTIPLVDKVLIPFQNGQHIEPVTIAWYLSGLLGAGLLAWVLSWAKTYILALASERIAADLRTTTYEHLLRLSLEYFGGKRTGDLLSRVGSESDRIAVYLSLHLTDFASDVVMIVMTAVILFSMNPYLALITLVPLPFIGWMIHFVRYRLRTGFEKIDRVWGEVTNVLADTIPGIRVVKAFAQEQREARRFRDANKHNLLVNDRINRIWSLFSPSVSLLTEIGLLVVWGFGIWQVSKGEITVGMLLAAIAYIGRFYGRLDSMSRIVSVTQKSASAAKRIFDILDHVSSVPEPVNPVPMNKVQGRIEVRDVGFRYGNREVNRGISLSIAPGEMIGLVGHSGSGKSTLVNLICRFYDVSEGAILVDGVDIRSYAIADYRQNIGLVLQEPFLFFGTIADNIAYGKPHATRAEIIAAARAAHAHEFILRLPQGYDSMVGERGQGLSGGERQRISIARALLIDPRILILDEATSSVDSETEKEIQRALENLVKGRTTIAIAHRLSTLHRADRLVVLDRGRVVEEGSHDVLMAKEGAYFNLYQAQARNMDIDMDDAR
- the cphA gene encoding cyanophycin synthetase, which gives rise to MTDKKNIEILRVTHLRGPNIWTYRPVIEAWVDIGELEDYPSNTLPGFYDRLTAYLPGLIEHKCSPGVRGGFLSRLLEGTWAAHILEHVTLELQNLAGMRTAFGKARSTSQRGVYKIAFRTRQEQVGREALVIARDLVMAAINNTPFDLDTRVTHLRDQVDALCLGPSTSHIVDAATDRSIPSIRLTEGNLVQLGYGVQQRRIWTAETDQTSAIAEEIASDKDLTKSLLDSCGVPVPEGALVRSAEAAWEAAQDIGVPVAVKPYDGNHGRGVSLDLHTQKDVEAAYHLAYRKGDGSAVIVEQYIPGNEHRLLVVGRHMVAAAAGDALWVVGDGVSSVDQLAAMQVNTDPRRGTTEEAPLNVIIPSEEAEVVLELERVGLTPQSVPAKDQKVLIQRNGNVAHDVTDLVHPSIAAAAALAARVVGLDIAGVDMVLEDITKPLSQQRGAVIEVNASPGLLAHIKPAQGEGRPVGKAIIDHLFQTGNDGRIPIVGITGTRNTGRIARLISWLVHISGKHVGLACSEGLYLDGRQVVATDCANWEAGQRLLINRSVQAAVFENSSQMILGEGLAYDKCAVGVVTDAQWLPALKDFDILDAEQTFKVARTQVDVILPSGTAVLNAADAQAVELAELCDGKVIFYGLDPQQAVIAGHRSKGERVVFVHDGHIVLAQGAEEMALLPLASLKPTKAAQPELVMAAVAAAWALNISPELIGAGLRTFESNPKKTPY
- the secB gene encoding protein-export chaperone SecB; amino-acid sequence: MADQEPVFQIQRVYLKEASLEQPNSPAILLEQEQPAVDIQLGVEATPVAEGIFEVSVTATVQTKIGDKTVFLVEAKQAGIFEIRNLPEEQLSQIMGIACPQIVYPYLRGNVADLIQRGGFPPVHLSEINFQAMYEQQQADAAGAPAGSLPQ
- a CDS encoding NAD(P)H-dependent glycerol-3-phosphate dehydrogenase, yielding MKIIVLGAGAWGSALAVSASSNPRAQHAVTLWARDAQQLQAMAQQRENKRYLPGVALPSKLQLNDSPLKGLPALVAQHDLVIVASPMAGLRGLLARLQGSSVPVAWLCKGFEASQGSLPGLMGHEVQAQVAPGLLAGVLSGPSFAQEVAQGQPTALVAASAHASVRDALVHAFHSASLRVYANEDVVGVEVGGAVKNVLAIATGLCDGLHLGLNARAALITRGLAEMTRLGLVLGARAETFMGLSGLGDLVLTATGDLSRNRKVGLALAQGKTLQQAVDELGHVAEGVYCARTVVQRALSLGVDMPIAQSVVDLLDGRIAPGQAVAALMGRGPASEGA